In Suncus etruscus isolate mSunEtr1 chromosome 9, mSunEtr1.pri.cur, whole genome shotgun sequence, the genomic window CTTGAATCCCTTGTCTGGCTGGGCGTGGGGGGTACTGCAGAcacacccaacgatgctcagggctgactcctagctctgttctcagggatcacccctggaggTGCTCATTGGCCATATTAAATGCCAGGGacttaacccaggtcagccatttgtcaggcaaataccttccctgctattccatcgctccagcccaaacCCTGTGCTCTTGCCTTTAGAGGACCTCAATACAGGGGCAGGAAGCACCTCCCCTCTAGGGCCCCAATAACGATAaagccaggctggagagatagtacagttcttgccttgcactcggaaACTCGGCAAACTCAGAaccccatatgatgccctgatcCTCAAAACCCCATATGGTGACCtgtgccccaccaagagtgattcctgagcacagagctaggagtcagccctgagtccCGCTGGATatagccttaaaataaaacaaacagaggacacagagtgatagcacagtgggtcagctgtttgtcttacaagcagcttacctgagtttgatcccaggcatcccatatggtcccccgagcctgccaggagcaatttctgagctcagagccaggagtaaaccctgagcaccaccaggtgttgtccaaaaaaacaaagaccaaacaaacaaacaataataacacaGTGGGGTTGGGAGGAGCGGGGGAGGTGGCCTGGCTCTGACCAAGCCTTGGCCAAACCACTGTGATAATCAGTGCAGATTTTGGGGGGCAGCCAGATGACTGACTGGGCATGAATCCCAGCTCCATTACTGTGTGCTGTGTAGACTGGCATAAGTTGCTTCACCTGCCTGGTAAGATGCATAAAGTGGAGGTTGGCACATCGGCCTAACAACTTTCACCCCCCAGCACCGCAGCCTGCTTGGGGCCTGGGAGAAACAGGGTTTAGAGAGGTCAGGTGAGCTGTCTGGGGTCTGGATAGGTAAGTCACAGAGCAGAGGAAAGGGAACAGTTCCCTCTGTGCCCAAACCATTCTGATCTCTCTGATCTCTCCGACCCCCCTTCAATTCAAGCCTAGGAGCAGGAGTGAAAGTGcagaaaggacagagaaggagAGTATGGGCCTGACCTGGAACCCATCTTTCCTtcctctgttttttttggggggtggggtgggatgaggtCACCTCTGGTGGTTCTCTGGGGTTCCATCTGGCTTGATGctctggagtcattcctggtggtgttcctgGTGCTGAGATAAAACCCTGATctcccagggccagagaaatagcacaatggggagggtctttatttatttattttttttagagtggggggaataatttgtattttggatTAGCCAGCTGGACTGTTTAGATGATCCCAATCTTATTGGCAACATCCAAAGCATCATAGTCAGGAGCCAGCCGAACATATGCTTTCTTCTCTCCATCAGGTCTAATCAGGGTGTTGACCTTGGCCACATCAATGTCATAGAGCTTCTTCACAGCCTGTTTAATCTGGTGTTTGTTGGCTTTGACATCCACAATGAACACGAGTGTGTTGTTATCTTCTATCTTCTTCATGGCCGACTCAGTGGTCAGAGGGAATTTGATGATGGCATAATGGTCAAGCTTGTTTCTCCTAGGGGCGCTCTTCCGAGGATATTTGGGTTGCCTTCGCAGCCTCAGAGTTTTGGGTCTTTGGAAGGTGGGTGATGTTTGGATCTTCTTCTTTTTGTGGCTGTGAACACCTTTCAGGACGGCTTTCTTAGCCTTCAAAGCTTTAGCTTTGGCTTCAGCTTTGGGAGGTGCAGGAGCTTCCTTCTTGGCCTTCGGCGCCATCTTCGTAGAAAGGCGGGGAGGGTCTTTAACTTAGATGTAGctgaccggggttcgatccccagcatcccatatggtcccctgagcctgccaggagtgattcctgagtgcagagccaggagtaacccctgagcactgctcaaaaacaaagaaacaaagaacaaaaatattctgGTCTCCCGAATACAAATTCTGCACCCCAGCCCTTGGAGCCCCCATCCACAGGCCTAAACTGGGGGCCAAATCAGGCCACCAGGGGGTCagtttgggggttgggggagggaatCAAGGATGTTGCCAACTGTCACTTGTCACTTCTTTACTCTTCTAATAAGACATGCTGAGAAGCAGGTAGGAATGTCTGAACTGCCGAGGCCCAAACACAAGCTGGGGACCAACTCTACCCTGGGTT contains:
- the LOC126017867 gene encoding 60S ribosomal protein L23a-like produces the protein MAPKAKKEAPAPPKAEAKAKALKAKKAVLKGVHSHKKKKIQTSPTFQRPKTLRLRRQPKYPRKSAPRRNKLDHYAIIKFPLTTESAMKKIEDNNTLVFIVDVKANKHQIKQAVKKLYDIDVAKVNTLIRPDGEKKAYVRLAPDYDALDVANKIGII